From the Tigriopus californicus strain San Diego chromosome 4, Tcal_SD_v2.1, whole genome shotgun sequence genome, the window gctaatccttgaatataaggttgatccggaattttaatcaaaaacttatccaagtctgacttaaatcctgctattggatcaacgcctacataagccctacgaatatttgagggcagcaaattgaacaatgaaggagcccgagaaggaagagaggtggacttcattgttttaactagcctggattctcgagggcttgaaggtgctctcgaaacgcacgttaagcctgtacggtcactacaattgaccctaaatcctggtttgggacaaagctcatgaatgcttttgaaaacgtgcaatatcagatacctttcgtaccttctctgagtaatgtacaatcccaaccgttctaacctctcccaatacgagagctctctcatatcttcaatgtccctagtaaaacatctttggacctgctcgagcttttgcaaacctgctgaactaattggagcccaacaTGGACGagagcatattcaagatgcggctgggcAATCGACTTGTATAGAGTTGCATCGTGATATGATACTATCTGTGGACttaacgtgcgatatatccaaccacatgtttgaaaagcctaccaactttcaactggatatgctcatcgaactttccattatctggaggctacacctaaatccttcatggatgagacctgctcaatgtccttaccgtcatcatctaatagtggagtgtctaatggcgtcgacccaaaggtcattgagcggaatttcattccattcaaggccatgttactcgcagcaacccaggaataaatttggtctaggacctttgcaagacaaccggaatcctgaccattcctaccaactaccaattttgtatcatcagcatactactaccaagcttctgaagcggagcaatgaagataatgaaaaggagaggacccaaaatggagccctgagggacaccagacttgacatctgtatgtcactaagcgattcctcaaccttaactaattgtttcctaccgcaaatgaaacttcttagccaattgagaaccttgccttggatcccaatctcatggagcctgttaactaaaaggccatgatctaccttgtcaaagccttggcaaagtcgagataaactacatcgactgattcatggctctccagtccctcaataacctgctctatatgctcaatcagttgggtaaccgtgctaaaaagtggtcggaacccatgctggctaggagaaggacttcatgtatatcaagaaattcaacaagtttgaacttcatgattttctcaaacaccttcgcaatattcgaagtgagagaaattggcctgtagttactggggagtgtCTTATctctccctttgaaaattggacaacatgagctaccttcagagaagagggaacttgcctggtccaagatgcaacgcatcaagtacgagaaaacaggagcaagaacctgtgagcatctcatcagaaactgagatgtcactccatcagggcaAGGAGAgtcgagagtctcaagtccctgatggcctctaaagcatcctgatctgtgactacaagatcatctaaatgctcagcttgacatgccttgccagtcccaacaactcatcaatagagcaatggactgttgctcctaaactcagtggagttgaaaacacactagagaactgatctccaagtatgttggccatagtccctacattgtctatggcttccccatcgacctcaaaaggccctacagggtgtttgatcttcctcttagagtttgcataagagaaaaacgcctttggattcgacctcaccgcTTGAACAttagaagtcattttaagtatatttgcatgcctggtttgaagcacataccatcaatggttacaaaaatgatattagtcacatattttgtttaatagttatgccaataattgacattaaGAAATTTCCCtatcaaaagtttaggcctaacttggcgggtgaggtttggtgatcataaaaagtggcgtttccttgctttagtgtccttgggtAACCGTactaaaatgcgctcggagGAACTCTGActtggaggaaggacatcatggacttcaataaattcaacaattttgaacttaaagatcttctcaaacacctccgcaatattcgaagtgagagaaattggcctattgTTACTGGGAAGCGACTATCTTCCCCTTTGAAGtttggaacaatatgagctaATTTCAGGGAAGTAGGAAATTTGCCATGGTCTAAGATGCAACGCCTCACATACGAGAAAACGGACAACCTGTGAGAATCTCATCaaaaaactgagatgtcacaccataGGGACCACGAGAACTTGAAAGGCTTAAGTCCAAAGTATCTTGATTGGTCACTGCAAGATCATCCAAtttctgaaatttgaattgcatctttttgcaCAGACGCATCGCAAAAACCATCAATCCTGTAAAATCCCCTAAACTTCAGCCTTGTAGTCAAACGTCAGCGATAAATATCGGAgaaaacatcattttcataTTGGCTTTTATAGGCTCAAATTTCATGTCGGTTTTTACTTACTATACTGGCATGTTGAGTCCAGATTCAGTTTCAGTTTCCTCCAGcgtttatttgttttcaaatttcgtcCCTGGAGAGTGGAAAGATGATTTAATGATGTCTATTCCAGCAGGGTCTGGTCATAATCAGCATGCGTTTGTGAGCGAAAGCAAGTCGTAAATTCTAAATGCAAGGGACCAGTTTTGAAACGACAATCCATTATCTGTGATCGAAAATGCGAAATCAAAATTAGTGATGTTCTAGGCCATTGCCAGGGTAGTAGCAACGAAATTGCGGTAAATCGTTAGTGTTTTCCAAAAGGGAACTTTACTGCcattatattttggaaatgtgtaactgtaacgacccaaaaaccctaaaaaatactcgttactcgttctaTTTACTTCAAACAtttaatttgatcaaatacTGTCGACGTTATcacttttgaaacattgcgcagacagtttcaaataacagcaaataaaaataaaccGAAGTCAACAAATCAGTTTACTTACGAATTGATTTATCAAGAAAGCTAAATTGATTTTGCAATGCAACAACCTAACTTCTGGTATATGTTCAAAATCCCCACCCTGAAtatatatttgttttgacttttttaaatttgtcttttgcctgccaattttcaaatctaaaaaagCCATTAGGCATGTGTTAGATCGCCATATGATTGAAACTGTTGAcgtaattcaaatttggaaaagagcaTGGCCAAAAATGGGAGCAATGCAGTGCTCAGCAAATCAACAATATCAATGCGTAATATGTTGGCAGGAAAAACATAAATTTTAAGACCATTTGAAACGAAAttgtaaccattgattttgcaaagaatggtcttgatgaggccAAAAAagcctgaaatattggtcatctaaaattttgtaaaagtaattgtaactagtaacgccattacatttcttttcattgagtTTTGAGCAGTTGTGTAATGAATTACTCTTTTcggccaaagtaattgtacgTATgatccgttccttttattgggGAACGACCAACGCCCTGGTCATTCCTAATTTTGTTACATGTTTTGAAGGAATTATGAAGCttgaataacttttttaaCAGTTTTTCTCCCATACAGTTGTCAACTATTACTTACTTGTTTTACTTGCTTCTGCCATTGTTGTAAGATTGCACGCGCAATCAATGATGATCCTAGTTCAGTATTATACAAATTAAAGGATGAAAACGCGTTTCAGAACGAAATGATCACCTGAGACTaattttttgaaagtcaaGGATTGAATCTTGGAtggagaaaagatccaacttataaAGTACGAAATTTTCTTAATCTAAGACTCACTCGCTTTAAAGAGTTCGGCTCTGGTTAGTGGAACATGCAATCAGCAAgggcaaaaataataattcacaccttcaaaaattggcaaatttaaAGATTCATATCTAAAACAACCAAAGGAAAGCTTGAAGGATTTCCATCAAGCTTAGCGCGGTAAAATACCGGGAAGTTCAATCTTTCTTCATATCAGAATTTCAGAAATATGAGCAGACATTTTTGCAATCCCAATTGTCACTTTGCCCCTTCTATcatattgtaaaaaaataacattgcAAATTACTGGACGAAAGGGATTTGTTTCCACAAAAAAACCGCAAACCATAACTCAAAGCACTCgttaaagatattttcaaaagacaCCGGATTTCTAATTCTATCCTCACTTTCTTTTCATCATGATTGAacgacatcatcatcaaacttTGTTGCATGAATGCAAGCACGTTGTTATCAATCCAAATTGATGCTACAAAGAGCTATTACATCAACTGTTGATTTGAAATAACAGTTTTCGGGGcgttttgtttcaatgacGCTTAAGTATATTACCAaagcatgttttcaaaatattattttgccATATTATCTTGTTTGGCGCTCTGACAAACCTAAAGGAGTCACATTATATTTGAACCCAATTTCATTAATTGCAATACTGACTAACATTGATTAAGAGCATTACAGATTGCAGGATGTTGAATTAGCGGAAGCTGCAAAATAAACTGTAAAAATGCAGATCCAATAAGAGTGtcatttaaatgaaaataccaATCCAAAATTGTCCAACCTATAGTCGCTCACCAGATCTATTTATTGCGGACTTGCTAGCTAGGCGAAGTATGAATGGAATGAATATTCATGATCGAGTTTAGAAATGTAGGCATGCATTTCAACATTTCAACATTGCAATATTTATTTACATTACATTTCGTGTTCTTGTAGATATGTTCaacagtttttctttttctgaaaATGCGGTACAAACTGATTCAGATGTGGAGAGTATGTGAAGATTAAAAAACATGATAAACTATATCTGTGGTGACTCAGCCTTATCCAATGGATTTTAAGTATATTTGGTATCAACATCACAGCCGAATTGTGATAAAaagtttttgggaaaaaaaaaatcaaactgaCTCTTTTAGGGGCAGTCAGAGGAATCAGAAACAGCAGAGAGACAAAGCTATGTTTGCCGATGCTAGCGTCATAAGGATACAGGCACTTAAGTCACCCAaattaaatattttctcgCTATAAAGGAGCTGAAATATATACATCATTGCCCATTCCAAACACCTGAGTAGCAAGGCCGACGTTGGGGTAACATTTTGAAGCACCATGAGGTACAGGAGAGTTCCTAAGGTCCCAAAAATGGCGGATATCCCAGAGGCCCCCACTAGAGTGGCATTGGCGCTAGGCCATTGGAAATGCGAGAACCCAATGTGATTCCAATAATCTGTAATAACCAATTTGAACCTTTGTCAGTACTCGAAATCTGCCGACAGAACAACAGGCTATTCTTACAATAGACACATCCGAATATGGACCCAACTCCCATCCAAACGCCCACCACAGACCAATGCTGTCCTTTGGAAATATGGATAAGCACCATGAGATAACCCGTGACCACGGTCACCATGAGCGTAGCTAGTATTCCAATGACATCCAAGGGGTCCTGTTTGCCAAACATATTCAGAGGCACAACCGATATCGGCCACGAGAATCCCACGTCCATGGACAGGATCGGTACCACTTGAGCGGGCTGACTGGTGAACAGAACTTGAGGCTGAGTTAGTAAAACTGCAGCCAAAATGTACATGACCAGGTTGATGAAAACGTAGGCGTTGAAGTTTTCTCTGTTGAACATcaatatgaaatgaatgtaTGATTGTAATCGAAATGATTGTCCTATGATTCAGAACTTACAAAGCCAGAGTCATGGAGAAGATCCAAGTGAAGGTAGGCACTAGCATGAACACGAGGCTGGAGCTCAGTCTTGGGATTGTGTTACCGGAGATATCAATGGAAATGATCAAAGAGGTCGTCACGGCGCCCTAAACGGTAGAATGGTCAGCTAACGCAAGAGTCACGAATTCAAAACTAACCACATTTACCACAAAAATGAGTAGGACTCGATACCCGGATTGACCCCAAGGGAATTGCCGTTTGGTGCAGCCCAGGATGAGTGAGATGAGAATCTGTACAAAGGCTCGAAGTAGAATGCCTAGACACACATCTTGTGGCGATCGAGTTCCAATTTGAGTGGAATTGGAAACATGAAGTGAGATATCCGAAATCAGGAAGCACACCACGGCCACCAAGGCCACACACGCGTATCGTCTGCCCTTCCGTCTGAAATGGGTGTCATCAAAAGCAACCCGAAATCACTGCATCTTCATCATCGTATATCTTACTGCTCTGGAGTGGTTGGCTTTTTATGATTCCAACAACACGCGTAAGGCTTGATCTCCTCGGGTTGATAGGAAGTTTCACTGATTTCCTCATCACAATTGGTCGAAGGACCTCGAACTGTGTTGAGATTCGAGCTGAAACAAGGAAACCA encodes:
- the LOC131879009 gene encoding uncharacterized protein LOC131879009 isoform X3, encoding MMDMEIQKVEEPDESSNLNTVRGPSTNCDEEISETSYQPEEIKPYACCWNHKKPTTPEQRKGRRYACVALVAVVCFLISDISLHVSNSTQIGTRSPQDVCLGILLRAFVQILISLILGCTKRQFPWGQSGYRVLLIFVGAVTTSLIISIDISGNTIPRLSSSLVFMLVPTFTWIFSMTLALENFNAYVFINLVMYILAAVLLTQPQVLFTSQPAQVVPILSMDVGFSWPISVVPLNMFGKQDPLDVIGILATLMVTVVTGYLMVLIHISKGQHWSVVGVWMGVGSIFGCVYYYWNHIGFSHFQWPSANATLVGASGISAIFGTLGTLLYLMVLQNVTPTSALLLRCLEWAMMYIFQLLYSEKIFNLGDLSACILMTLASANIALSLCCF